Part of the Candidatus Vogelbacteria bacterium genome, ACCTTAGAATTAATGAAATAGGTTGGATGTATTTCCTTTTGCATAGATGGAACTATAGCAAACAAGGCTATTTTTGGCAAGAATTTAGCTTATCAGTTTAATCCGGCCTAGCTCCCCTGCAGAACATTAATCTGAGCCTGGTATTTGGTAGCAATTTGCATCACCGAGTTACCATAAAAGGCGTTTTTAGGATTAGCCCAATTACCTCCAGCGTAATAACGAAGAGCAGCTCGTCGTTCATCAGAATAGTTTTGAGTGGCTGCCCCTAAGTCACGGACCAACAATGAAGTAGCTGTGAAGGCATCTCTAGCATTCCAAGGACTAGGTGGCTTATTACCCGTAATAGCTCCAATCTTGTCTTTATACATTATCCAGGTTGAAGGAATAAATTGTGATGGCCCCATTGCTCCACCATAACCTCCGCCAAATGGACAAGAAACTGGCTGAGTGGATGGATCAATTCCTAACTCTTTAGTGATGGCCAAGAATGGAGCAATATCTCTGGTCGGATGCATTACATTTTTGTAATTTTTACTCTCCGGGTCACCTGGCCGGTTACAGGTGCCTACATTTTGGCCAAGATTTGACTCTTGAGTGATGATAGCCAAAATAAAAGCCGCTCTAACCCCTGTCCCCTTTGATGCCACGTTTGCGTACTCTAAAGCTTGACCGAACTGGATCTGCCCACTATCACGAAGATTAAACAAAGCACTTCTAATACTAGCCCTCTCTGCTTCTTTACTAGCCAAAACAGATTGATAAACTTTAGCCTCACTTTTACTAACTGACAATAGTCGTTGTTTTTCTTTTTCTGCTTGTTCAATATTTCTCTTTTCTTGTTCAATTACTTGTTTAGCATCCAGTTCAGCGTCACGTTTTTTTTCTAAACCAACTTTTTCTTTCGTGGTTTGATTTTGATTATTTCTAATAGCCGCAAATGACTGATGCATTGTCTCTTGGACAAAGTTGAACGAATCTAAGTCGGCAAAAATGTCTGACACATTATTATTTCCTAAAACAACTTCTGTTACAGAAGCCCTATCTAATTCTCTGGTTTTACGAAGTAACTCAGCTAGAGATAATTTCTCAGCATCAATTTTCTGACTTAAAGAAGTAATCACCTGTGACTTTTTATTGATGTCACCACCCAAACGTTGAATTTCCAACTGCTTGGCTTTGATATTTAATTTAGCTTGATTAATTTTATAAGTTAAAATATCAATATCACGACTAATACTTGAAGCTTCTTTTTGCTTACTAGACAACAATGACTGATTAGCTGCGATATCTTTTTCCACCTGGACCAACTGAGCTTCTAGTTGAGCTTTCCGTTCAGGGGTTAGTTGAGCATTAGCTGGTGTGTAAATACCAAATAATAACAGTCCCACAAGTAAGCTAAACAAACAGGTTTGGTTTTTTAAATTTAAAATCATGAACCTTTATTATAGCAAAAACCACCGGTCCTGAAAATTGACCAGTGGTTTTTGCTATATATTTAAATTTTAGAGTGATTATTCAGCTCCTTCTTCCCCTTCTTCATCCTTCTTACCTTTTTTCTCAGTCAACTCAATAGCCGATAAATCAACCGGCTCAGCCGTTTCTAACACTTCTTCACCAGCCTCACCAGCTAAAGCCACAGTCTCTTCACCGTCAACCATTACTTCAACCCCCTGAGGAATTTTTAGATCTTTAACCAAAATTCGACTATCGAAATCAACTAGACTAGAAATATCAACTTCAATTTCGTGAGGCAGATCTTTAGGCATCGCTTCAATCTCTAACTCGTGAATAACTTTAACTAGAGTACCGTTAAGGTTTTTTACAGCTGGAGATTCACCTACAAACACTAGAGGCACCGCCACTTCCACTTTCTTACCTTTTTCGATGACATAAAAATCAACATGAACAGGCTCGCCAGAAACTGGATGCATTGCTACGTCTTTAATAAGAGTATCTTTTTCTCCCTCTGGTGTATCTAAAGTAACAACCGAAGATTCACCAGCATTACGAAATACTTTTTTAAATTCTTTAGTTTCTACAAAAAAGTTTTGAGGTGATTCTTTAGGACCATAAATAACCACTGGCAATTTACCAGCTTCTTTTGGTCCTTTGAGAGCCTTACCAAAGATGGTCCGGGACTCCGCTTTAAGGGTGATAGTCATGGTGATAGAGTATATAACAAATTAAGAGATTTGCAAGTCTTCAGGTGAGGTAATTTGGCGCCATTTAGTGGCTAAAACAGCTTTAATTGGTCTAGTTTCCTTAAAGGTTAAGATTGTCTGAGGTAGGCCATATTCTTCCTTACCTGACAGTTTAACGGGATCAGCCTGGAAAATATCCGTCGTCAACAAACACAAACTGGTATAAACAAGCCCTGGCTCACCGCCATGATTGGTGCCTTCAATAATATCGACCAGGTGACCATCGTTATCAATTATCGCTTTACCGCCACAATAGAGGCTGGGAACTTGAGCAAACATCATAACCCAATCAGTGGCCTCCAACACCCTTACCACATCTTGGGTATCGTAAATATCATCGCCAGCCAAAACTAAAAATCGCCCCTGTAGTAAGTGTTTAGCCTGCCACAACGAGTGAGCGGTGCCCATTAATTTTTCCTGATAAACGTATTTAATTCTTCGGCCGGCAAAATGATCACCAAAATAGTTTTTAATTACATCAGCTAAATAACCA contains:
- a CDS encoding lytic murein transglycosylase codes for the protein MILNLKNQTCLFSLLVGLLLFGIYTPANAQLTPERKAQLEAQLVQVEKDIAANQSLLSSKQKEASSISRDIDILTYKINQAKLNIKAKQLEIQRLGGDINKKSQVITSLSQKIDAEKLSLAELLRKTRELDRASVTEVVLGNNNVSDIFADLDSFNFVQETMHQSFAAIRNNQNQTTKEKVGLEKKRDAELDAKQVIEQEKRNIEQAEKEKQRLLSVSKSEAKVYQSVLASKEAERASIRSALFNLRDSGQIQFGQALEYANVASKGTGVRAAFILAIITQESNLGQNVGTCNRPGDPESKNYKNVMHPTRDIAPFLAITKELGIDPSTQPVSCPFGGGYGGAMGPSQFIPSTWIMYKDKIGAITGNKPPSPWNARDAFTATSLLVRDLGAATQNYSDERRAALRYYAGGNWANPKNAFYGNSVMQIATKYQAQINVLQGS
- a CDS encoding 50S ribosomal protein L25, whose amino-acid sequence is MTITLKAESRTIFGKALKGPKEAGKLPVVIYGPKESPQNFFVETKEFKKVFRNAGESSVVTLDTPEGEKDTLIKDVAMHPVSGEPVHVDFYVIEKGKKVEVAVPLVFVGESPAVKNLNGTLVKVIHELEIEAMPKDLPHEIEVDISSLVDFDSRILVKDLKIPQGVEVMVDGEETVALAGEAGEEVLETAEPVDLSAIELTEKKGKKDEEGEEGAE